CGCCGCCGCGGTTTCGGCCGTGGGGATCATTTCCTTCGCTCTCGGACAGGTCTGGTGGTCCGTTGTACCCGGTCTCGAGGCGAGCTTTCTCGCTGCGACTTTTGGCATGCTTCCGATCGGCCTCGGTGTCGGATTAGCGCTGCCGACCTTGATGGGGGTTAGTACGTCATCCCTGCCTCCCTCATCGTTCGCGACAGGTTCCGGAGCAATCAACATGATCCGCCAGACTGGAATCGCAATCGGAGTCGCTCTGCTGGTCGCCATCGTCGGCGTACCTCATGAGGTCGCGGAGTGGGTACAGGCCTTCCGAGTGGCCTGGTGGGTTATGGCGGCGATCACCCTCATTGGCCTCGTTCCGACGTTGCTTTTGATCAGGCCCAGACCCACCCGAGCGCCAGTTGTGTCGGAGTAAGGCTGGCCGGCCGCATGGCGGAGATCTCGTTTCGACGACGTCTCGCTGGAGCCCCCAATTCACAGACATGTTTGATCCAATCTCAACACTATCACTCACGCAAAGCCCGAAACGAAAAGGGTCGATAGAATGCATCCATTCCGTAGACTTCGAGAAGGTGGCCCAATGACTCCGGGACAGGCCGCCGTGGTTCTCAATGAAAACGTCGTGATGCACAGTTCGGTTCTGATAAAGCCGATCGTGGGCCGAGCGCTCGTTTCGATTGCGATTTCAATCTCGACACAGAGCCGCGACGATCCGGGCAAGTACATCTTCGAAGGCAAGATCGACGCTCACACGACCCTTCTCCGATGGCAAGGCACCGTCCAAGGACACGAGGTCGAGAGCCTGGAGCTCCTGACCGACGACGAGAACGGACTGCTGCTCGAGCGCACAGTCGCGTACAGGCCGTTTCCGGCCCTCGAGTTATTCAGATATCGGCTGATCGCTCTGAACGCCGGCAGGCTGCCTGACGACATGTGGGATTATCCAAATGCAACCGAAACGTAATTACGAGCGTCGCGGTCGTTAAGCCGGTTAGCGGTTTGATCATGTTAGCGACACTTCGAAAGGACTGCATTTATGAAAGCATTTGTTTTTGAACGCACCGGCGATCCCAACGACGTCCTCGCCGTACGAGAATTGCCCGACGCGAAACCCGGTCCAGGTGAAATTCTCGTCCGCGTGCGACTTTCGCCGGTTCATCCCAGCGATATGCACATCATGCGCGGCCGGTTCGGTCGTCAGCCGACGGTACCAGCCAGTCCCGGCATCGAATGCGTCGGTGTCGTCGAGGCGCTTGGGTCGGGCGTCGCAGGTCCCGCACCGGGCACGCGCGTCGTTCTTCTGAACGTCTGGGGTTCGTGGCGCGAACTCATCGTGAGTCCGGCTGAGCGGGTTATACCCGTACCCGACGATCTCTCGGACGATGACGCCGCGCAGGCTTTGGTGAATCCGGTTACAGCCTGGGTGATGACGATGGTCGAGCACGATCTCAAGCCGGGCGATTGGTTGGTCCAGACCGCTGCCGGTTCGACGGTGGGCCAGCTTGTGCTGCAACTCGCTCGTTCGGAGCGTTTCCGCACGGTCAACATCGTGCGCCGTCGCGCACAAGTTCCAGACATCAAGGCATTTGGTGGTGACGTAGTGATCACCAGCGAGGACGATGATTGGGGCATGCAACTCGCGACAGCAAGCGAGGGAAAGGTGCTATCCCGGGTGATCGATTGCGTCGCCGGCAGGACCGGAGCGACGGTTGCGCGGCATCTCGCGCCTGGTGGCCGTATGCTGGTCTATGGGGCATTGTCGTCACACAGGCAAACCGATCCTTCGGCATTTGAGATGCCAGTCTTCGCACCGAGGCTGATTTACAGTGCGGCGGCTGTGCAAGGATGGTATCTCCTGCATTGGCTCGAAGTGACACCGCTCGCTGACTGTGGCGCCATCTTTGCCAAGGTCCTCGAACGTCTGGCGTCCGGCGCGCTGCGCCTCCCGCCGGCGAAGCGTCATCGGCCACAAAACATTGCAGATGCCCTGCGCGACGCGGATGGAGCACCGCGCGAAGGAAAGCCGTTGCTTGATCTTAGCAGTTGGGCTCCAGACTAGGCACATCGAGCTTCGGCAATGTGACCGACTTCCTCAAAGCGCCCCGCCATCACCAGCAGATTTTCGCTCAAATCCCTGTCGGCCAACACGCGCAAAAAGGCCGGTCGGCGCGCGTTGCCGTAGCATGACGGATGTAATGGCATGAAATGACCAGCTGTTTGGCAGGATATGACCTTGTCCGAACCGGCCCGGCCATCGATCCTCCATTTTAGGGAAACGCAGATCGAGTGCCTCAAGTCTGGCGCGCGGTGGAGGACGATCTGCCGGCTGAAGGGGCTGCACGGGTGAAAAGCGCGAGACAAGGGATTTCAGGAGGAGGATCGAATGCCGCAATCAAGGCCCGAACGGATGCACGAGATTCTCACCGATCCCTCCTTCCGTGAGCTTGCCTCGGCGCGCGCGAAACTGCGCTGGAGCCTTTCGATCGTGACCCTGATCATGTTCTTCGGCTTTATTGCGCTCATCTCGACGGCAAGGGACGCACTCGGCGCCACCGTCGCTGGAAGTGCCATGCCGCTCGGGCTCGTTCTCGCCGTCGCGATGATCGCGACCGTTGTTATGCTGACCGGCATCTACGTGGAGCGGTCCAATTCCCGCTTCGACGAGTTGACCCACGCCTTGAAGCGGGAGTTCGGCCAATGATCCGTCGCTGTCTGTTGGCCGCATTCGTTGGGGCATTTCCGGCCGGGGCCCTGGCGCAAACGGCCGCGGCCGGAGAGGCGAGGGGGCCGGACTGGATCGCTATCGGCATGTTCCTGTTGATCGTCCTGGCGACGCTGGTCATCACCTACCGCGCGGCGGGCAGCACGAAATCGAAGGCGGGCTTCTATACCGCGGGCCATGCCATCACACCGCTGCAGAACGGCCTTGCTATTGCCGGCGACTTCCTGTCCGCGGCCGCGTTTCTCGGTATCTCGGCGCTCGTCTATGCCAATGGCTTCGACGGGCTGATCTACGCGCTTGGGTTTTTGACGGGGTGGCCGATCGTGTTGTTCCTGATGTCGGAACGCATGCGCAACTCGGAAGCTACACATTTGCCGATGCGGCCGCCTTTCGGCTCGACCGGACTCCGGTGCGGCTGGTCGCCGCGACAGGAAGCCTTGTTGTCGTGCTGTTCTACCTGATCGCGCAGATGATCGGAGCCGGCAAGGTCATCGAGCTCCTGTTTGGCATCAATTACCTCGTCGCGGTGGCCGGAGTCGGCATCCTGATGATTCTCTATGTCGCTGTCGGGGGCATGCAGGCGACCACCTGGGTCCAGATCACCAAGGCGATCCTGCTGCTGTGCGGCGGGACATTGCTGGCGTTGGTCGTTCTTTGGCATTTTGATTTCAGCTTCGGCGCGCTGTTTGCCGGCGTGAGCCAGATCCATCCCAAGGGCGCCGCAGTCCTCATGCCCGGCGGGCTTTTCGCCGAGCCGGTTTCCGCGATTTCTCTGGGATTGGCGCTGGTGTTTGGCACGGCGGGCCTTCCGCATATTCTCATGCGGTTCTTCACCGTGAAGGACGCCGCCGCCGCCCGCAAATCGGTGTTTTATACAACGACCTGCGTTGCCTATTTCTGCCTTGTTATTCCCATTCTTGGGTTCGGTGCTGTTCCGATCCTGATGTCCGAGCCGAGCTATTTCCACGTTGGTACATCGGGGCAGTTCAACAAGATCACGGACATGATCGGCGGGCCAAACATGGCGGCGATCCATCTCGCTCACGCCATGGGTGGCCCGGTGCTGCTTGGGTTCATTTCCGCCGTGGCATTCGCGACGATCCTTGCGGTCGTTGCCGGACTGACGCTTGCCGGCGCCTCTGCGGTCAGCCACGACATCTACGGGCAGGTCATCGCCCGCGGGCAGGCATCGGACACGCGCGAAGTCCTGATTTCGAAAATTTCAGCCATCGTCATCGGTATCGCTGCTGTCTTGCTCGCCTATGCCTTTGAAAAGCAGAATGTGGCGTTCATGGCCGGCCTCGCGCTTTCCGTTGCGGCAAGCTGCAACTTCCCGGTCCTCGCAATGGCAATCTTCTGGCGCGGTATGACCACGCGAGGTGCCGTAGCCGGCGGTCTCGCGGGTCTTGTCGCGTCGGTCGTTCTGGTCGTGCTCAGCAAGACGGTCTGGGTCGCCGTATTCCATTTCGCAACGGCGCCTTTCCCATACGAAAATCCTGCGCTGTTCTCGATGCCGCTGGCGTTCCTGTTCGGCTGGCTGTTCTCGGTAACGGACCACAGCGCGCGGGCGGCACGCGAACGCGCGGCGTTCGAGGCGCAGTTCGTCCGGTCTGAAATCGGAATTGCGCTGGCGACGCAGGATACGGCAGTGTCGGCCGCGACATCATGAAGGCCGCACGCGCATCTGCCGCAAACGGAGACGTCATGACGAAAGTTCGTCTCGACGAGACCCATGATCCGGCCCGCCGCAGCTTTGTCGAAGCGGCAAACCAGGCGAACACGGACTTTCCGATCCAGAATCTGCCGCTTGGGGTGTTCAGCACCAAGT
The DNA window shown above is from Bradyrhizobium sp. CB1650 and carries:
- a CDS encoding zinc-dependent alcohol dehydrogenase family protein is translated as MKAFVFERTGDPNDVLAVRELPDAKPGPGEILVRVRLSPVHPSDMHIMRGRFGRQPTVPASPGIECVGVVEALGSGVAGPAPGTRVVLLNVWGSWRELIVSPAERVIPVPDDLSDDDAAQALVNPVTAWVMTMVEHDLKPGDWLVQTAAGSTVGQLVLQLARSERFRTVNIVRRRAQVPDIKAFGGDVVITSEDDDWGMQLATASEGKVLSRVIDCVAGRTGATVARHLAPGGRMLVYGALSSHRQTDPSAFEMPVFAPRLIYSAAAVQGWYLLHWLEVTPLADCGAIFAKVLERLASGALRLPPAKRHRPQNIADALRDADGAPREGKPLLDLSSWAPD
- a CDS encoding DUF485 domain-containing protein — its product is MPQSRPERMHEILTDPSFRELASARAKLRWSLSIVTLIMFFGFIALISTARDALGATVAGSAMPLGLVLAVAMIATVVMLTGIYVERSNSRFDELTHALKREFGQ